A part of Armatimonadota bacterium genomic DNA contains:
- a CDS encoding ferrous iron transport protein A, whose product MRSLSTLRPGETARLGQIPAVDIGLARELAAMRLLPGEVVTVLAEVGGDGPLLVQGAGGVFALGRSLAAHLAVESLVPCP is encoded by the coding sequence ATGCGATCTCTATCAACGCTACGGCCTGGTGAGACCGCCCGCCTGGGCCAGATCCCGGCTGTAGACATCGGCCTGGCCCGGGAACTTGCCGCCATGCGGCTGCTGCCGGGCGAGGTGGTGACGGTCCTGGCAGAGGTCGGGGGCGATGGACCCCTCCTGGTCCAGGGAGCCGGAGGCGTCTTTGCCCTGGGTCGTAGCCTCGCCGCTCACCTGGCTGTCGAGAGTCTGGTGCCGTGCCCGTAG
- the feoB gene encoding ferrous iron transport protein B codes for MPVGCHDAQPRIPISGDLQVALAGNPNVGKSTVFNSLTGLGSSTANYPGTTVEVSVATARVNGSRVTILDLPGTYALSGHTEDQQAARRALLEERPDAVAAILDATNLARNLYLVLQLLDLGFRVVVALNLTDEAARRGIHIDAGHLGALLGVPVVPTIATRRRGTAELLTEAMGVVRRPMGSMCRYSAEVEGMAARVEALLDDHEVPARGRALLLLEEGTLDRLPSGMANEEAAAEAAAIAREASERGAEPLPLAIARERHLEADRIAREVTLRPGTPQHLHLWRLATRPSTGVPMLLAVLAATFAGLFWGGSLLAGLVETLWARTASPAIAAVSVWAFGDGVITRILKWGLDAGLLAVLTVGIPYVLTFYLLLSILEDSGYLNVAAVLTDRLMGRLGLNGRAAIPLVAGAGCSVPAILGLRVLRTERERLIGGTLVALVPCSARTAVIVGAVAYLGGWRAAVLLYLTVAAVILATGWGLNRLLPGRAPDLIMEIFPFRWPTPPGVLRKAWARAREFVTVAVPVVLVGSFVLGALYETGLVRLAERPLAPIVEGWLGLPAVAGLTLIFAVLRKELALQLLVALAVMQYGSGASSLSAFMTPNQVFTYALVNTIYIPCIATMAVLAKVLGWRRSAAISGFTIALALAVGGLATRLLALLGFG; via the coding sequence GTGCCCGTAGGCTGCCACGACGCCCAGCCGCGCATCCCGATTTCCGGGGATCTGCAGGTTGCCCTTGCCGGCAATCCCAATGTCGGGAAGTCCACGGTCTTCAACTCACTGACCGGCTTGGGTTCTTCCACGGCGAACTACCCGGGCACCACCGTCGAGGTGTCCGTGGCCACGGCGCGGGTGAACGGCAGTCGAGTCACAATCCTGGACCTGCCGGGCACGTATGCGCTCTCCGGCCATACCGAGGACCAGCAGGCCGCACGGCGCGCCCTTCTCGAGGAGCGTCCCGATGCCGTCGCGGCGATCCTGGACGCCACCAACCTGGCGCGCAACCTCTACTTGGTTCTGCAACTGCTGGACCTTGGATTCCGGGTGGTGGTCGCGCTGAATCTCACGGACGAGGCCGCGCGGCGAGGGATTCACATTGACGCGGGACATCTCGGTGCTCTGCTGGGCGTGCCCGTGGTGCCCACCATTGCCACGCGACGCCGTGGGACGGCCGAGCTGCTGACCGAGGCGATGGGCGTGGTCAGACGCCCGATGGGGAGCATGTGCAGGTACAGCGCTGAGGTCGAGGGGATGGCCGCGCGGGTCGAGGCCCTCCTGGACGACCACGAGGTGCCCGCGAGAGGCCGCGCGCTGCTGCTGCTGGAGGAGGGGACCCTTGACCGTCTGCCTTCGGGTATGGCCAACGAGGAAGCAGCGGCCGAGGCCGCTGCGATCGCCCGGGAGGCCTCAGAACGGGGTGCTGAGCCGCTGCCGCTTGCCATCGCTCGGGAGCGACACCTGGAGGCGGACCGCATCGCGCGCGAGGTGACCCTGCGCCCCGGGACGCCGCAGCATCTGCACCTCTGGCGCCTGGCAACTCGGCCTTCCACCGGTGTGCCCATGCTCCTCGCAGTGCTGGCCGCGACGTTCGCCGGCCTGTTCTGGGGTGGCAGCCTGCTAGCCGGCCTGGTCGAGACCCTGTGGGCGAGAACCGCCTCGCCAGCCATCGCCGCGGTGTCGGTGTGGGCATTCGGTGACGGAGTCATTACGCGGATCCTGAAGTGGGGACTCGACGCCGGCCTGCTCGCGGTACTCACCGTGGGCATCCCCTACGTGCTCACGTTCTATCTGCTGCTCTCGATTCTGGAGGACAGCGGCTATCTCAACGTGGCCGCGGTGCTGACCGACCGTCTGATGGGCCGGCTCGGGCTCAACGGCAGGGCGGCGATCCCGCTGGTGGCCGGTGCCGGATGCAGCGTGCCCGCGATCCTGGGGCTGCGGGTGCTGCGCACCGAGCGCGAACGGCTCATCGGTGGGACCCTCGTAGCCCTCGTGCCGTGCAGCGCCCGCACCGCGGTCATCGTGGGCGCGGTTGCCTACCTGGGCGGATGGCGCGCGGCAGTGCTCCTCTACCTCACGGTTGCAGCCGTCATCCTGGCCACGGGCTGGGGATTGAACCGCCTGCTGCCGGGCCGGGCGCCGGATCTCATCATGGAGATCTTCCCGTTTCGATGGCCGACCCCCCCCGGCGTGCTGCGAAAGGCGTGGGCGCGGGCCCGCGAGTTCGTCACCGTGGCGGTGCCGGTTGTTCTTGTCGGGAGCTTCGTCCTGGGCGCGCTGTACGAGACCGGCCTGGTACGTCTCGCCGAGCGGCCGCTGGCACCTATCGTGGAGGGATGGCTCGGCCTGCCCGCGGTTGCCGGGCTCACGCTGATCTTCGCGGTCCTGCGCAAGGAGCTCGCGCTGCAGTTGCTTGTGGCGCTGGCCGTAATGCAGTATGGCAGCGGCGCGTCCAGTCTGTCGGCGTTCATGACCCCCAACCAGGTATTCACCTATGCCCTGGTGAACACGATATACATCCCGTGCATCGCGACGATGGCCGTGCTCGCGAAGGTTCTTGGCTGGCGGCGCTCCGCCGCGATCTCCGGGTTCACAATCGCACTGGCACTTGCCGTTGGAGGATTGGCCACGCGGCTGCTGGCTCTTCTGGGTTTCGGCTAG
- a CDS encoding cupin domain-containing protein: MAALAEAVPDSILSRTIYKDAQIKAVLFDFAAGQELSEHTASTAAIVHILRGEARLKLGADELDASAGAWIHMPPQLPHSLYARTPVLMLLLLLPKS, translated from the coding sequence CTGGCCGCCCTCGCGGAGGCGGTGCCCGATAGCATCCTCAGCCGTACGATCTACAAGGATGCCCAGATCAAGGCAGTGTTGTTCGACTTTGCCGCAGGCCAGGAGCTCTCTGAGCATACGGCTTCGACCGCTGCGATTGTCCACATCCTGCGGGGGGAGGCCCGGCTCAAGCTCGGCGCCGATGAACTCGACGCCTCGGCCGGTGCATGGATTCACATGCCGCCGCAGTTGCCTCACAGTCTCTACGCCCGCACCCCGGTCTTGATGCTGCTCTTGTTGCTGCCGAAGTCCTGA
- a CDS encoding M20/M25/M40 family metallo-hydrolase codes for MSTERVHRYVDEHRDESLEILKTLVRQPSISAQDLGVKECARLLAGIMRDLGIPSEAIETPTQPVVCGEIRRDPSAYTLLLYGHYDVQPPEPLDLWHSPPFEPTVRDGRLYGRGTGDNKGQLITHVLAAKAWMEAAGGPPINLKFVFEGEEESGSGGLAEFVRKHRSRLAADLVYISDGGLHPTGAPVISLGNRGIVGITLIAQGADRDNHSGNKGGVAPNPVWMLVHLLSTMVDPGGRVLIEGFYDNVRPIGSVEERLLAGMEYDPRAFAATMGLDTLPMDGPTYWKRIMLEPYFNISGFASGYVGPGSKTIIPSKAECRIDVRLVVDQKTGEIFEKVKAHVARVDPRVQVLARGFGAMEASRTAADHPAVAVVARAIRAVRGAEPFVNLCSGGSLPNAVWPGVLGVDHIGVPYANADENNHGPNENLNLERFYDGIHVSAEVFQALADAKVR; via the coding sequence ATGTCTACTGAGCGCGTGCACCGCTACGTTGACGAGCACCGCGACGAGTCGCTGGAGATCCTCAAGACCCTGGTCAGGCAGCCCAGCATCAGCGCGCAGGATCTGGGCGTCAAGGAATGTGCTCGGCTGCTGGCCGGGATCATGAGGGACCTTGGGATTCCATCCGAGGCGATCGAGACGCCGACGCAGCCGGTTGTCTGCGGCGAGATCAGACGCGACCCAAGTGCCTACACGCTGCTGCTCTACGGGCACTACGACGTGCAGCCGCCTGAGCCGCTGGATCTGTGGCACAGCCCGCCGTTTGAGCCCACCGTGCGCGACGGCCGGCTCTACGGTCGAGGGACCGGCGACAACAAGGGGCAGTTGATCACCCACGTGCTGGCGGCGAAGGCCTGGATGGAAGCCGCAGGCGGGCCTCCGATCAACCTCAAGTTCGTCTTCGAGGGAGAGGAGGAATCGGGATCAGGCGGCCTGGCCGAGTTCGTGCGAAAGCACAGGTCGCGATTGGCCGCTGATCTGGTCTACATCTCCGATGGTGGACTGCACCCCACCGGAGCACCGGTCATCTCTCTGGGAAACCGGGGGATCGTGGGAATCACGCTGATCGCCCAGGGCGCCGATCGCGACAACCACTCGGGCAACAAGGGCGGTGTTGCCCCCAACCCTGTGTGGATGCTTGTCCACCTGCTCTCCACGATGGTGGATCCCGGGGGCCGTGTGCTCATCGAGGGGTTCTACGACAACGTGAGGCCGATCGGCTCGGTGGAGGAGCGGCTCCTGGCCGGGATGGAGTACGATCCCCGGGCGTTTGCCGCCACGATGGGGCTCGATACGCTTCCCATGGACGGCCCCACCTACTGGAAGCGGATCATGCTGGAGCCCTACTTCAACATCAGCGGCTTCGCGAGCGGCTACGTCGGGCCCGGGTCCAAGACCATCATCCCATCGAAGGCCGAGTGCCGGATTGACGTCCGGCTGGTGGTGGACCAGAAGACCGGAGAGATCTTCGAGAAGGTGAAGGCGCACGTCGCCCGCGTGGATCCCAGGGTTCAGGTGCTGGCCCGTGGCTTTGGGGCGATGGAAGCCAGCCGCACCGCTGCTGACCATCCGGCGGTGGCGGTCGTGGCCCGCGCGATCCGGGCGGTGCGTGGAGCCGAGCCGTTCGTCAACCTGTGCTCCGGCGGCAGTTTGCCCAACGCGGTCTGGCCTGGGGTGCTCGGCGTGGACCACATCGGCGTGCCCTACGCCAACGCCGACGAGAACAACCACGGCCCAAACGAGAACCTGAATCTGGAGCGGTTCTACGACGGCATCCACGTGAGCGCCGAGGTCTTCCAGGCGCTGGCCGATGCTAAGGTGCGGTGA
- a CDS encoding DUF4352 domain-containing protein, whose product MRLSLRHAAKRTITGIRLLAGIRLIAGICVLAVFCLIAAAPASTAAAPSDAWLIVPGQSMGALRLGVPTRTLYQAPGWGQPDRTHAAGSVSYLYYDRQRTAAGVRDDQVVLILTTNDRYRTERGVGVGQPASAAVAAYGAPSSGGGDERVLWYDAIGLVLGTGSGTVIRIGVFDPKAFVRALLADERPARDVVLTARPPKYGDAQARSALVSITLKNLSRGAKVLNPNFFTLADREGETYRYDPSSFRQADACRSTVAVRPGETGTCSLVFVIPAGHSARTIVFNDGASTDEYYF is encoded by the coding sequence ATGCGACTGTCGCTCCGTCACGCTGCGAAGCGCACGATCACCGGAATCCGTTTGCTCGCCGGAATCCGCCTGATCGCCGGGATCTGCGTGCTCGCCGTGTTCTGCCTCATCGCCGCTGCGCCGGCGTCGACGGCCGCCGCGCCATCCGATGCGTGGCTGATAGTCCCGGGGCAGTCCATGGGCGCGCTGCGATTGGGCGTCCCGACCCGAACTCTTTATCAGGCCCCCGGATGGGGACAGCCCGACCGCACGCACGCCGCGGGCTCCGTTTCGTACCTCTACTACGACCGCCAGCGCACCGCCGCCGGGGTGCGCGACGATCAGGTCGTACTGATCCTCACCACCAACGACCGGTACCGCACCGAGCGGGGAGTCGGCGTGGGCCAGCCCGCTTCGGCCGCGGTGGCGGCCTACGGCGCGCCCTCGTCAGGAGGCGGCGACGAGCGGGTGCTTTGGTACGACGCCATAGGGCTCGTGCTGGGAACGGGAAGCGGCACGGTGATTCGGATCGGGGTGTTTGATCCGAAGGCCTTCGTGCGCGCGCTGCTGGCGGACGAGCGGCCTGCCCGCGACGTCGTCCTGACCGCGCGCCCGCCGAAGTACGGCGACGCGCAGGCGCGCTCGGCCCTGGTGAGCATCACCTTGAAGAACCTGAGCCGGGGCGCGAAGGTCCTCAACCCCAACTTCTTCACGCTCGCTGACCGCGAGGGCGAAACCTATCGCTACGATCCGTCCTCGTTCCGGCAGGCCGACGCCTGCCGCTCAACGGTCGCGGTACGACCCGGAGAAACCGGAACCTGCTCGCTGGTCTTCGTGATTCCCGCCGGCCACAGCGCCCGCACCATCGTCTTCAACGACGGCGCGAGCACCGACGAGTACTATTTCTAG
- a CDS encoding AAA family ATPase — MRKVLYEVRRVIVGQDLMLERLLVALLARGHVLLEGVPGLAKTLAIKSAARAIDCEFKRIQFTPDLVPADLVGTRIYNRQTGTFDVELGPVFANFVLADEINRAPAKVQSALLEAMQEGQVTIGKQTFPLPHPFLVMATQNPIESEGTYPLPEAQVDRFMFKVVITYPSRHEEITIVERMSGAPPEVVPAISAAELLQLQAITDAVYVDARIREYSVALATATRWPDEVGLAQLRRYIAYGASPRASLNMVLGARALALLRGREYVMPEDIRDIAPEVLRHRLVLSYEALADGVGPDSLVEQVIAAVPAPRLALGDPYEAQSATAAGGGISRGE, encoded by the coding sequence ATGCGGAAGGTGCTATATGAGGTCAGGCGCGTAATCGTTGGTCAGGACCTGATGCTGGAGCGGCTGCTGGTGGCGCTGCTCGCGCGGGGACACGTACTGCTCGAGGGCGTTCCCGGCCTCGCCAAGACCCTGGCGATCAAGAGCGCGGCCAGGGCGATAGACTGCGAGTTCAAGCGGATCCAGTTCACGCCCGACCTGGTGCCGGCAGACCTGGTGGGGACCCGGATCTACAATCGGCAGACCGGCACCTTCGACGTGGAACTGGGTCCGGTCTTTGCCAACTTCGTCCTGGCCGACGAGATCAACCGCGCCCCGGCCAAGGTGCAGTCGGCGCTGCTCGAGGCAATGCAGGAGGGGCAGGTGACGATCGGCAAGCAGACCTTCCCTCTTCCGCACCCGTTTCTCGTGATGGCCACCCAGAACCCGATCGAGAGCGAGGGGACGTACCCTCTGCCCGAAGCGCAGGTCGACCGGTTCATGTTCAAAGTGGTAATCACCTACCCCAGCCGGCATGAGGAGATCACGATCGTTGAACGGATGAGCGGCGCTCCTCCGGAAGTGGTTCCGGCAATCAGCGCGGCCGAGCTGCTCCAACTGCAGGCCATCACCGACGCGGTCTACGTGGACGCGCGAATCCGCGAGTACTCCGTGGCGTTGGCGACCGCGACACGCTGGCCGGATGAGGTTGGACTGGCTCAACTGCGTCGCTACATCGCCTACGGAGCCAGCCCGCGGGCCTCGCTCAACATGGTGTTGGGCGCGCGCGCTCTGGCGCTACTGCGGGGGCGGGAGTACGTGATGCCGGAGGACATACGGGACATAGCGCCCGAGGTGCTGCGCCACCGCTTGGTCCTTTCCTACGAGGCACTGGCCGATGGAGTGGGACCCGACTCCCTGGTGGAGCAGGTGATCGCGGCCGTACCGGCGCCGCGCCTGGCGCTGGGGGATCCATACGAGGCCCAGAGCGCCACGGCAGCCGGGGGCGGGATCTCCAGGGGGGAATAG
- a CDS encoding DUF58 domain-containing protein, with amino-acid sequence MPAVELLETPEQLLRRLEFTVVRRLDGFLFGDYRGIFYGPSLDLAEVREYQPGDEVRRIDWNVTARMRRIFVRQYHEERELTAWLLLDLSPSMAFGTRRRLKRELAVEFAGTAAYIVARHGDKVGAVAFPGRGRPLVPPRAGRRHALRILHSLSQHGSSEAGITDPPEMTHPPGMTDLAGVLHAAVGMLRRRHLVFVISDFIAPDGWERPLCELGRRHDVIAAWIRDPAEEVLPDVGVIPVRDPETGQHCWIDTSDARVRSAHEALVGARRASVEAAFRRARVDHLVLSTATTLVDPLVDFVLRRRRRLWSSSGR; translated from the coding sequence ATGCCGGCAGTTGAGTTGCTGGAAACCCCTGAGCAGCTGCTGAGGCGGCTGGAGTTCACCGTCGTGCGCCGGCTGGACGGTTTCCTGTTCGGCGACTACCGCGGGATCTTCTACGGGCCCAGTCTGGATCTGGCGGAGGTCAGGGAGTACCAGCCGGGAGACGAGGTCCGGCGCATAGACTGGAACGTCACCGCGCGCATGCGCCGCATCTTCGTCCGGCAATATCACGAGGAGCGCGAGCTCACCGCCTGGCTGCTCTTGGATCTCTCGCCCTCGATGGCATTCGGCACGCGACGCCGCCTCAAGCGCGAGCTGGCAGTGGAGTTCGCCGGGACCGCCGCCTACATCGTCGCGCGGCACGGCGACAAGGTTGGAGCGGTCGCCTTTCCTGGCCGCGGCCGGCCGCTCGTCCCGCCACGCGCAGGCCGGCGCCATGCCCTGCGCATACTGCATTCCCTGTCGCAGCATGGGTCCTCCGAGGCGGGGATAACCGATCCACCTGAGATGACCCATCCACCGGGGATGACCGATCTCGCCGGCGTGCTCCATGCCGCTGTCGGAATGCTGCGCCGCCGCCACCTTGTCTTCGTGATCTCGGACTTCATCGCTCCTGATGGCTGGGAGAGGCCGCTCTGCGAGCTGGGGCGCCGGCACGACGTCATTGCGGCTTGGATCCGCGATCCGGCGGAAGAGGTCTTGCCTGACGTGGGCGTGATCCCGGTGCGGGACCCTGAGACCGGACAGCACTGCTGGATTGACACGTCCGACGCGCGGGTGCGTTCTGCTCACGAGGCGCTGGTAGGCGCGCGCCGGGCAAGTGTTGAGGCGGCGTTTCGGCGGGCCCGCGTTGACCACCTTGTGCTGTCCACGGCCACGACGCTGGTGGATCCCCTTGTGGATTTCGTGCTGCGGCGGCGGAGGCGTCTGTGGAGTTCGTCTGGCCGCTGA
- a CDS encoding VWA domain-containing protein — protein MEFVWPLMLWALALAPLLWWGHRLLGRRQQRAALQFAEPRLFDQLVVRPPGWQRSLPNVCYLIALLLLAVAMARPVAALPMPVNRAAVVIAVDTSRSMIATDAQPTRLDAARKAARALADMLPRSTRLGLVAFSEYGTVLLPPGTDRSALVEALDRLQPQSATSMGGGILEAVRVLPGRAGATGDRPSRLVPGSIVIFSDGVSNFGPNPEEAAALARDARVRIFTVGVGRPGGTVMRVEGQLVLVPFDAAGLQRIAQITGGTFFPATGGEDLRALSRMLGRDMGWEFTRQEASFLLLAVAGAFMLVGGVLSLFWFGRVP, from the coding sequence GTGGAGTTCGTCTGGCCGCTGATGCTCTGGGCGCTGGCCCTGGCCCCGCTCCTGTGGTGGGGGCATCGCCTCTTGGGCCGGCGGCAGCAGCGCGCCGCCCTGCAGTTCGCCGAGCCGCGGCTGTTCGATCAGCTGGTGGTGCGCCCCCCGGGCTGGCAGCGTTCCCTCCCCAACGTGTGCTACCTGATCGCCCTGCTGCTGCTGGCCGTGGCAATGGCGCGACCGGTGGCCGCGCTGCCCATGCCGGTCAACCGCGCCGCGGTGGTGATCGCGGTTGACACCAGCAGGAGCATGATCGCCACCGACGCGCAGCCCACTCGCCTGGATGCCGCCCGGAAGGCCGCCCGGGCTCTGGCTGATATGCTGCCCCGCTCGACACGACTTGGGCTCGTGGCGTTCAGCGAGTACGGCACGGTGTTGCTGCCGCCCGGTACCGACAGGAGCGCTCTTGTCGAGGCGCTCGACCGTCTCCAGCCGCAGTCGGCCACCTCTATGGGCGGCGGTATCCTGGAGGCGGTGCGCGTGCTGCCGGGTCGTGCAGGGGCGACGGGCGACCGTCCAAGTCGCTTGGTCCCCGGGTCCATCGTGATCTTCTCGGACGGCGTGAGCAACTTCGGCCCGAATCCAGAGGAAGCCGCTGCCCTGGCGCGCGACGCGCGCGTCCGAATCTTCACCGTCGGCGTGGGCAGGCCGGGCGGAACCGTGATGCGCGTGGAGGGCCAGCTCGTGCTTGTGCCGTTCGACGCGGCCGGCCTCCAGCGTATCGCTCAGATTACCGGCGGGACGTTCTTCCCGGCAACGGGCGGGGAGGACCTGCGAGCGCTTTCACGGATGCTCGGCCGGGACATGGGATGGGAGTTCACCCGCCAGGAAGCATCGTTTCTCCTGCTGGCGGTGGCAGGCGCCTTCATGCTGGTCGGCGGCGTGCTCTCGCTCTTCTGGTTCGGGAGGGTGCCGTGA
- a CDS encoding VWA domain-containing protein, whose product MGAMTFEWPFMLWALIALPLLAWAYLRLQWRRPRGVVLIPNVEMLARAAGGRGRWRRWAPPAMYLLGIGMVLIGLARPSAPLPVPAREGVVVLSIDVSRSMLADDLRPNRLAGAKMAAHEFVRALPGGFRVGLVTFSSYATTVVPPTADRARIHGAIDLLTPEYATAIGEGLLEAIWSLPGRVRPLATGEALPGPQPVPPGRLPSGVVVLLSDGQSNRGTHPLEAARIARDLQVRVYTVGIGTPEGTVLNVAGRSILVRLDEETLRGMAEAAGGEYYRTTNLRELRQVYRHLGREIGWERRPTEATALAAGAALACLVAAVVSSRLLVHRVL is encoded by the coding sequence GTGGGCGCCATGACCTTTGAGTGGCCCTTCATGCTGTGGGCGCTTATCGCGCTGCCGCTGCTGGCGTGGGCGTATCTCCGGCTGCAGTGGCGGCGCCCGCGCGGGGTAGTGCTCATACCCAACGTCGAGATGCTGGCGCGCGCCGCCGGTGGCCGCGGCAGGTGGCGCAGGTGGGCGCCTCCGGCGATGTACCTGCTGGGTATAGGGATGGTCCTGATCGGACTGGCCCGGCCCTCGGCGCCGCTGCCGGTACCCGCGCGCGAGGGCGTGGTGGTGCTCTCCATTGACGTGAGCCGCAGCATGCTGGCCGACGACCTTCGGCCCAACCGGCTTGCCGGCGCGAAGATGGCTGCTCACGAGTTCGTCCGGGCGCTGCCCGGCGGTTTCCGCGTGGGCCTGGTTACCTTCAGCAGCTACGCCACGACGGTCGTACCGCCGACCGCGGATCGGGCCCGCATTCACGGCGCGATTGATCTGCTTACCCCGGAGTATGCCACGGCGATAGGTGAAGGCCTGCTCGAAGCAATCTGGTCACTACCGGGCCGTGTTCGGCCGCTTGCCACCGGCGAGGCGCTGCCCGGGCCGCAGCCGGTGCCGCCGGGAAGACTCCCCTCGGGCGTTGTCGTGCTTCTCTCCGACGGACAGAGCAACCGCGGAACCCATCCATTGGAGGCGGCGCGCATCGCACGCGATCTCCAGGTGAGGGTCTACACCGTCGGGATCGGCACGCCCGAGGGCACGGTCCTCAATGTTGCGGGGCGCAGCATCCTGGTGCGCCTGGACGAGGAGACGCTGCGCGGGATGGCTGAGGCCGCGGGTGGCGAGTACTACCGGACCACGAACCTCCGTGAGCTGCGCCAGGTGTACCGGCACCTGGGCCGGGAGATCGGCTGGGAGCGCCGCCCCACCGAGGCTACGGCGCTGGCGGCCGGGGCTGCGCTGGCGTGCCTGGTAGCCGCGGTGGTATCCTCCCGACTCCTGGTGCACAGGGTTCTGTGA
- a CDS encoding type II toxin-antitoxin system RelE/ParE family toxin produces the protein MPSKQRGGGSSPSRRANPVRTRVSAKDSETEGIFARERSRKLPRDIQQVAYRKLRMLNNAQSLADLRIPPGNRLERLVGRRAGQHSIRISDQWRIRFKWHDGDAYDVEIVDYHKER, from the coding sequence CTGCCTTCTAAGCAGCGGGGCGGGGGTTCGAGTCCCTCCAGGCGCGCCAATCCAGTCAGGACGCGGGTTTCAGCCAAGGACAGCGAAACCGAGGGGATCTTCGCACGTGAGCGTTCCCGGAAGCTGCCCCGGGATATCCAGCAGGTGGCCTATCGAAAGTTGAGGATGCTAAACAACGCTCAGTCGCTGGCTGATCTGCGTATCCCGCCAGGCAACCGGCTGGAAAGGCTCGTGGGAAGGCGCGCTGGCCAGCACAGTATCCGAATCAGCGACCAATGGCGAATCCGTTTCAAGTGGCACGATGGTGATGCATATGATGTGGAGATTGTTGACTATCACAAGGAGAGGTAG
- a CDS encoding HigA family addiction module antidote protein: MTRQRLAPVHPGEVLLEELLRPMGISQSRLALSIGVHPRRINEIVLGKRAITADTALRLARFFGTSAKFWLGLQTDYDLDVTADRLGRRLDTEVREVARSR; this comes from the coding sequence ATGACTAGGCAGCGACTGGCTCCTGTGCATCCTGGTGAGGTTCTTCTTGAGGAGCTCCTGAGGCCGATGGGGATCAGTCAAAGCCGCCTCGCACTATCGATCGGTGTTCATCCCCGCAGGATCAATGAGATCGTTCTAGGTAAGCGCGCGATCACAGCTGACACTGCGCTGCGCCTGGCACGCTTCTTCGGCACGTCAGCCAAGTTCTGGCTCGGACTGCAGACGGACTACGATCTCGACGTTACGGCGGATCGGCTGGGGCGCCGCCTCGACACTGAGGTGCGTGAGGTTGCACGGTCCAGGTAG
- a CDS encoding membrane dipeptidase: MGFPLIFDGHNDTVLSLLDTGRSFFDRSEVGHVDLPRAREGGLGGGFFAIYIRDPGVSEKPPADSSSTDTSMRVYGDESTWPEPMSLEYAQATALDLLGRLLQAEQASGGKAKVVRSAAELKRCLDGGVFAMLLHFEGAEPLDPDGRALESFYAAGLRSVGITHSRRNRFAQGVPFKFPHSPDTGPGLTDAGRELVRQLNRRRVMIDLSHITEQGFWDVAALTDAPLVATHSNAHALTPSPRNLTDRQLDAIRDRSGVVGLNFHVGFLREDGARNAETPISRMVEHIDYMAGRMGIDCVALGSDLDGAVMPSELKDAAGLPNLMRALADRGYSSEDLRKLAHGNWVRVLSETWGE; the protein is encoded by the coding sequence ATGGGATTTCCGCTGATCTTTGACGGCCATAACGACACGGTCCTCAGCCTTCTTGACACAGGCCGATCGTTCTTCGATCGTTCCGAGGTTGGACACGTTGACCTGCCGCGGGCGCGCGAGGGCGGGCTGGGCGGAGGCTTCTTCGCCATCTACATCCGCGACCCTGGCGTATCGGAGAAGCCTCCGGCGGATTCCTCATCCACCGACACCTCGATGCGGGTGTACGGGGACGAGAGCACGTGGCCCGAGCCGATGTCACTGGAGTACGCGCAGGCGACCGCGCTCGACCTGCTCGGAAGGCTGCTGCAGGCCGAGCAGGCCTCGGGCGGGAAGGCGAAGGTCGTTCGCAGCGCGGCCGAGCTGAAGCGGTGCCTCGATGGAGGCGTCTTCGCCATGCTGCTGCACTTCGAGGGCGCTGAGCCGCTCGATCCAGATGGACGCGCGCTGGAGTCGTTCTACGCCGCCGGGCTTCGCTCGGTAGGCATAACGCACAGCCGCCGCAACCGCTTCGCGCAGGGCGTGCCGTTCAAGTTCCCTCATTCGCCCGACACCGGTCCTGGGCTCACAGATGCCGGCCGGGAGCTGGTGCGACAGCTCAACCGGCGCAGGGTGATGATTGACCTCTCCCACATCACCGAGCAGGGCTTCTGGGACGTGGCGGCTCTGACCGACGCCCCGTTGGTTGCGACCCATTCCAATGCCCACGCGCTGACGCCGTCGCCGCGGAATCTCACGGACCGGCAACTCGACGCGATCCGCGACCGCAGTGGTGTAGTAGGACTTAACTTCCATGTGGGCTTCCTGCGCGAGGACGGCGCGCGGAACGCCGAGACGCCGATCTCGCGGATGGTCGAGCACATTGACTACATGGCCGGGCGGATGGGGATTGACTGCGTCGCCCTGGGCTCGGACCTCGACGGCGCGGTCATGCCCTCCGAGTTGAAGGATGCCGCCGGTCTGCCCAACCTTATGCGGGCGCTCGCCGATCGCGGATACTCGAGTGAGGACCTGCGCAAACTTGCCCACGGCAACTGGGTGAGGGTCCTGAGCGAAACTTGGGGCGAATGA